Proteins encoded together in one Candidatus Bathyarchaeota archaeon window:
- a CDS encoding translation initiation factor IF-5A: protein MSKPVEIGSLKLGQYIMIDDEPCKIVEYEKSKPGKHGAAKARIVGIGIFTGQKRSIVSPVDAKAEVPMIEKRTGQVISILRDTLQLMDLETYETFEAPIPEEEELKGSLTTGLEVEYWRILGKVKVMRKK, encoded by the coding sequence ATGAGTAAACCCGTGGAGATCGGCAGCCTGAAACTGGGTCAATATATTATGATCGACGATGAGCCCTGCAAGATAGTCGAATACGAAAAATCCAAGCCCGGGAAGCACGGAGCGGCCAAGGCTAGGATAGTGGGCATCGGAATATTCACGGGGCAGAAGCGGAGTATTGTAAGCCCGGTGGACGCGAAGGCTGAGGTCCCAATGATAGAGAAGAGAACAGGTCAAGTCATATCTATCCTAAGAGACACTCTCCAGCTTATGGACTTGGAAACGTACGAGACATTCGAAGCGCCAATCCCTGAAGAAGAGGAGCTTAAAGGCTCTCTAACAACGGGTTTAGAGGTGGAGTACTGGAGGATCCTAGGCAAAGTTAAGGTTATGCGAAAGAAGTAG
- the tmk gene encoding dTMP kinase, producing MDPRSSRRGFFLVIEGIDGSGKTTQSMELYKRLNSEGLKALYTSEPSGNPVGLFIKEEVLEKGGFPPEVEALLFAADRFQHQRDVIVPALNEGLIVVCDRFFYASLAYQGARGVDLDWIRGVNSFALKPDLAVYLDVPPEVALARKRGKRDFLEYLELEEKVRSIYMELVSGGELLLLDGRGSVEDVGNRLYNEVKANLRRLS from the coding sequence ATGGATCCGAGATCCTCCAGGAGGGGCTTCTTCCTGGTCATTGAAGGGATTGATGGCTCAGGCAAGACCACCCAGTCCATGGAGCTCTATAAACGCTTGAATTCGGAGGGGTTAAAAGCCCTGTATACATCCGAGCCCTCCGGGAACCCCGTAGGCCTATTCATAAAGGAGGAGGTCCTAGAGAAGGGCGGGTTTCCACCCGAAGTTGAAGCGCTCCTCTTCGCGGCGGATAGGTTTCAACACCAGAGGGATGTCATAGTGCCAGCCTTGAACGAAGGTTTAATCGTCGTGTGTGATAGGTTCTTCTATGCCTCCCTAGCCTACCAGGGAGCCCGAGGGGTGGATCTGGATTGGATTAGAGGTGTGAACTCTTTCGCTTTGAAGCCTGATCTGGCTGTGTACTTGGATGTACCACCAGAGGTAGCTTTGGCCAGAAAGAGGGGTAAAAGGGACTTCTTAGAATATTTAGAACTAGAGGAAAAGGTTAGATCCATATATATGGAATTGGTCTCTGGGGGGGAACTCCTACTATTAGACGGTAGGGGTTCCGTAGAAGATGTGGGCAACCGCTTGTACAATGAGGTTAAAGCTAATTTACGGCGTCTATCCTAA
- a CDS encoding signal recognition particle protein Srp54, with translation MSVLENLGRSLSDSIKRLLRLPIVDEKAVKELVKDLQRALLRADVDLNLVLEISERVEERALKEKLPPGISKREHVVKVLYEELTRMMGEKPARVDIPRISPYILMLIGIQGSGKTVTAVKIARFYQKRGVRPAIICADTYRPGAFEQLDQLASRINVPVYWKRDGSPVEIVREGVREYTSQRYNLIIVDTAGRHKDEKELIEEMKMLEREVEPHEVMLILDGAIGQQAYRHAEAFHNATKIGSITVTKLDGSTKGGGALSAVAATGASLKFIGTGEDLDDLEPFDPPKFVGRILGMGDIEGLIQRVKEAEITLSNVKARRMMEGKFTLRDLYEQVESLRKLGPLKKIWSMIPGTVNIPEEYMASAEKRIEDWGIIIQSMTKEEVEDPKILNSSRIRRIARGSGKPERVVKEMINQYFAARRMMKGLKRKSLLRKPPWAPTP, from the coding sequence ATGAGCGTACTGGAAAACCTAGGCAGATCCCTTAGTGATTCAATTAAGAGGCTTCTCAGGCTTCCCATAGTGGATGAGAAGGCTGTAAAGGAGCTCGTAAAAGATCTTCAAAGGGCTCTGCTGAGGGCAGATGTGGATCTTAATCTTGTCCTAGAGATCTCTGAGCGCGTCGAAGAGAGGGCTTTGAAGGAGAAGCTCCCGCCAGGCATTTCTAAGAGGGAACACGTCGTTAAAGTCCTCTATGAAGAGTTAACCAGGATGATGGGTGAGAAGCCAGCTAGGGTGGACATCCCCCGCATCTCCCCTTACATACTCATGCTTATAGGTATCCAAGGATCTGGTAAGACCGTAACCGCGGTGAAGATCGCCCGTTTCTATCAGAAGAGGGGGGTTAGACCAGCCATAATATGCGCTGACACCTATCGCCCCGGAGCTTTTGAGCAGCTAGACCAACTCGCAAGCAGGATAAACGTACCCGTCTACTGGAAGAGGGACGGTTCTCCTGTGGAGATAGTTAGAGAAGGAGTTAGAGAGTATACTTCCCAGAGGTACAACCTCATAATCGTGGATACCGCTGGGAGACATAAGGATGAGAAGGAGCTTATAGAGGAGATGAAGATGCTTGAGCGCGAGGTAGAACCCCATGAGGTGATGCTAATATTAGATGGGGCTATCGGCCAGCAGGCATATAGGCACGCGGAGGCCTTCCATAACGCCACTAAGATAGGTTCTATAACCGTTACGAAGCTTGACGGCTCAACTAAGGGAGGGGGTGCGCTTTCCGCGGTGGCGGCTACCGGGGCCTCATTGAAGTTTATAGGTACCGGCGAGGATTTAGACGACTTGGAGCCATTCGATCCCCCCAAGTTTGTGGGCAGGATCCTAGGCATGGGGGATATTGAGGGCCTCATCCAGAGGGTTAAAGAGGCTGAAATAACTCTGTCAAACGTTAAGGCTAGAAGGATGATGGAAGGTAAGTTCACCCTTAGAGATCTATATGAACAGGTGGAATCTCTGAGGAAGCTCGGACCATTAAAGAAGATTTGGAGTATGATACCCGGAACTGTGAACATCCCGGAGGAGTACATGGCATCTGCTGAGAAAAGGATAGAGGATTGGGGGATAATTATACAATCGATGACCAAAGAGGAAGTAGAGGATCCGAAGATACTGAATTCCTCCCGCATCAGGAGGATTGCCAGGGGGTCTGGAAAGCCTGAACGCGTAGTTAAGGAGATGATAAATCAATACTTCGCGGCTAGAAGGATGATGAAAGGATTGAAAAGGAAGAGCCTCTTAAGGAAGCCCCCCTGGGCTCCCACCCCATAG
- a CDS encoding HD domain-containing protein, translated as MGEFWGFIKDPLYGYIQITEAEKNIIDTYPFQRLRRIKQLSGSEFVYPAANHTRFEHSLGTMYLAGVLGESLPVELERDEIQLLKFAALLHDVGHGPFSHVFDSYLTKYLNRTHEDMTNIIIKETELGDALEREGFDPKSVGRLASGSLKDPGKPYLDQVIVGAVDVDKMDFISRDSYHTGAGYGYTDIFRLIYTMDVHGGELMVNATAIPTLETFLIARLESFKTIYFHKASRAVQIMLVKALESARGEVSSLNFKTSEEYLKLDDYVLWSALRSSETARPIMEDLERRRLLKCAYEITLYTKDRLVTSIFANEAVRRRVEEEIADTASVDPDYVTIDIPSLPSVPYSRETAEPMDIPVSFKSTDGFIEVRRVTEISRIIEVLRVYMNILRVYTREEYRSKVRKASEEVLGTLPSETKIAY; from the coding sequence ATGGGGGAATTTTGGGGTTTCATAAAAGATCCGTTATACGGCTATATCCAGATCACCGAGGCGGAGAAGAATATCATCGATACTTACCCGTTCCAGAGGCTCAGGAGAATTAAGCAGCTCTCTGGATCCGAGTTCGTATATCCAGCGGCCAATCACACCAGGTTTGAGCACAGCCTCGGAACCATGTATTTAGCCGGGGTCTTGGGTGAGAGTTTACCTGTGGAGCTTGAGAGGGATGAAATCCAGCTGCTCAAATTTGCGGCGTTACTCCATGACGTGGGCCATGGACCTTTCTCCCACGTCTTCGACTCCTATCTTACAAAGTATTTGAATAGGACTCATGAGGATATGACCAACATTATAATTAAAGAGACTGAGCTGGGAGATGCACTGGAGCGAGAAGGGTTCGACCCTAAATCCGTGGGCAGACTGGCCTCGGGGAGCCTGAAGGATCCAGGTAAACCATACCTAGACCAGGTTATAGTGGGAGCCGTTGATGTGGATAAGATGGATTTCATCTCAAGAGATTCCTATCATACAGGCGCTGGCTACGGCTACACAGACATATTCCGCCTAATATATACGATGGATGTACATGGAGGTGAGTTAATGGTGAACGCCACGGCGATTCCAACCCTGGAAACCTTCCTCATAGCAAGGCTTGAATCCTTCAAGACCATATACTTCCATAAGGCATCTAGAGCTGTGCAGATAATGTTGGTGAAGGCTTTAGAGTCGGCTAGGGGAGAGGTTTCAAGCCTCAACTTCAAAACATCTGAGGAGTATCTTAAACTAGACGATTACGTCCTGTGGAGTGCGCTTCGAAGCTCCGAGACCGCCAGACCAATAATGGAGGATCTTGAGAGGAGGAGGCTCCTAAAATGCGCTTATGAGATAACCCTATACACGAAGGATAGGCTTGTAACAAGCATATTCGCGAACGAAGCTGTCAGGAGGAGGGTTGAAGAGGAGATAGCGGATACGGCCTCCGTGGATCCAGACTACGTCACCATAGATATCCCATCCCTACCATCTGTACCATATTCCCGGGAGACGGCTGAGCCGATGGACATACCCGTCTCATTTAAATCGACGGACGGCTTTATAGAAGTGCGGAGGGTAACGGAGATCTCCAGGATAATAGAGGTCCTAAGAGTCTATATGAACATACTTAGGGTCTACACCAGGGAGGAGTATAGAAGCAAAGTTAGGAAGGCTTCCGAGGAGGTGTTGGGGACACTCCCCTCCGAAACCAAGATCGCATACTAA